One Candidatus Cloacimonadota bacterium DNA segment encodes these proteins:
- a CDS encoding flavin reductase family protein — MVQTELTKAYGLVHLPAKVVLAVTEKPGGGYNLITMEWFMRTSIQPPMFAISVGHSRFSHECLQENRFFNLVFPSNQMKPLCAMAGSSSGRDIDKFEKGEVEFIPGKLHKLPVLKEAVAVFECEVVTQIRSGDHTIFVGEVRYSWANKEKEPLVYT, encoded by the coding sequence ATGGTTCAGACAGAACTCACAAAAGCTTACGGATTGGTGCATTTACCCGCCAAAGTGGTGTTGGCGGTAACCGAAAAACCGGGTGGGGGCTACAATCTCATCACGATGGAATGGTTCATGCGCACCTCGATTCAGCCGCCCATGTTTGCCATTTCTGTTGGCCACAGCCGCTTTTCTCATGAATGTTTGCAGGAAAACAGGTTTTTCAACCTCGTTTTTCCCTCCAACCAAATGAAGCCGCTCTGCGCCATGGCGGGTTCCAGTTCGGGAAGGGATATCGACAAATTTGAAAAAGGCGAAGTGGAATTCATCCCCGGAAAACTTCATAAACTGCCGGTTCTCAAAGAAGCGGTGGCGGTTTTTGAATGTGAGGTGGTGACCCAGATTCGCAGCGGAGACCACACTATATTTGTGGGCGAAGTGCGCTACAGTTGGGCAAACAAAGAAAAAGAGCCGCTGGTTTACACCTGA